A window of Aigarchaeota archaeon genomic DNA:
CCAACGAGGTCCCGAAGAATGCATCGTATCTCAACTTCTTTATGATTACTTCGCCTTCGATTGGTTTCAACTCTTCAATTATCTCAGAACCCCAACTACCGGCGACGGAATGCTTTCCCCATATAGGAAACTCTGGGTCATCTTCTAGGTGCCAGTCTTGCGTGAATACGACCGTGGTGCCACTTTTCCTAGCCTTTTCCAGTAGACGCTTTATGTTCGGAATAGTACGCCTCGCGACATCACCTACGTATAACTTACCTTTTTCATGTACAAAGTCATTTTGCATATCCACGATTATCAAGGCAGAAGATTTTGCATCTAGAATAACCTTTTGCGGCTCAGGTATGCTCGGTACCTCAACCATTCTCAAGAACGATCACCATAATGACGTATCTTAATAATACGACACAGTATCTCTTTAACCGTTGTTTATAGGCAAAAAATTCATAACTTTATACTAAATCATGCAGGTTTTGCTGAATTTTTATGAAATAAAGAAAAGAATAAAGTTTACCCCTCTTTAGCGAATATCGAGGGTTATGAAGAAAAAGGTGATCTACTACTGCCTTGACTGCAAGCGATTTATAATGAAAGTAGAGCCGGAGGAAGATGTCTCTGATAGATTGCGAAGAGTGTTTGATCCCCCAAAACTCCATGAAGGTCATAGACTCAGCAAGACTCGGTGAAGGATGCGCTTATTTAGTTCCGAGCACAACAAATAGATGATTGGTTATGGAAATAAAGCAGGTCGATATATCGGAGAAAGTCCCCGAGAAAAGGATTGCAATAGCCGCAGGTCGTATAAGACTAAGGCCTGAGACTGTAGAGCGTATAAGAAAGGGCGAAGTGGAGAAAGGCGATCCATTCCAAGTGGCTAGACTCGCCGGAATACAGGCAGCCAAACTCACGCCCTTACTAATGCCGTTATGTCATCAGCTCAAGCTAGAGCACGTTGAGATAGAACTGAGGCTTACTGACTCGACGGTGGAAGCAATGGCAAAGGTCACCGCTACAGAAAAAACCGGTGTGGAGATGGAGGCACTTACTGCTCTGACAGTCGCTCTGCTTAATATTTGGGATGTGCTCAAAGCATATGAGAAGGATGAAAAAGGTCAATATCCTATTACAGAGATAACGAACATCAGAGTTGTCAGCAAGGTGAAACAGAGCGTTGATGTCTCATGAACTTCATAGGAAAAAAGCACCAAAAAAGGTCAACGTAGCTATAGTAACTGTAAGCACTTCCAGATACGAGCAAAAGATGAGGGGCGAGAATTATGCCGACGAATCTGGCGATATTTTGACAAACGGAATGCTTGCTAAGGGCTATGAGGTAGTGCACCGCGAGCTAATTGGCGATGGTATCGAACAAGTGAGATCAGTATTGCTCGCTTTGCTGAAAAGAAACGATGTGGATGTAATAGTGTTTTGCGGTGGAACTGGTATAACGAAGTCTGACCTTACGATAGAGGCTGTTGAACCGTACTTGGAAAAGAGGCTAGATGGGTTTGCTGAACTTTTCCGGATGATAAGCTACCAAAAGGTGGGCTCTGCTGCAATGCTCTCACGAGCAATGGCCGGCGTAGTTAGGGAGAAATTAGTCGTCTGCATACCAGGCTCACCTGACGCTGCCAAAACTACTATTGAGCTCCTTGCTGACGAGTTGCCGCACATAGTTTACATGGCAAAGAGCTAACGCACATGAGGCTTACATTTCTCGGTACGGGCTCAATAATACCGACAGTCAATAGATTTTCCTCAGCGATACTTCTTGAAGTAGAAGATGATAGGCTGCTGTTGGACTGCGGTCCTGGGACCCTAGAAAAGCTCAGGATGGTTCGTGTAGACCCAAACACAATATCCAGAGTTTTCTTGACCCATTATCATATAGACCATGTGCTCGATCTTCCAGCCATCGTAAAAGTAAGAGCCTTCGACCGCTCTGGTGGGCCTTCATTAAGTCCTTTATGTCTTAGAGTTTACGGTCCGCCGGGCTTAAATACATTCGTGAATCATCTTTTTAAAGAAATATCTCAGTTCAGGTACCTTTCGGAAAACCTCCTGTGCTTCAGGTACCTTAAGCTGAAAGAGGTAACAAAAGGTCTTGTGGATGAAACTTCTACATGGCGCGTAACATGTACACCGGTCAAGCATTACGGCGGCGTGGCATATAAGATCGAGGCTGAAAATAAGAGCGTAGTTTACTCTGGGGATACGATTCCAGATGAAAACCTAATAGAGTTTGCGATGCATGCAGATGTTTTGATACATGAGTGCTCGTTTCCGGACGAGCAACTCTTAGGACTTCATACTTCGGAAAAGGGGTTGGCTAGAGTGGCCGCTAAAGTAAGACCAAGACTTCTGATGCCCGTCCATCTCTACCCGGCGTGGGAAGGAAGAGAGGAAGAACTGAAGACGTTACTGACCAAAGCCTTTGGTGGGAGCGTAATTGTACCTAAGGACCTTGAAAGTTACGAAATTTAATCAGGCATACATGGGCTTCCTTTCAGCTGCCTGTGCAACTTCTCTTAACGATTGTAGCCTATCTTGCATGGCCTTAGCTTCTTTGTATAGCGGCTCTAGATCTATCTTTATCCTAGGCACGAGCCTCGTTAAAGCTTCTAGCAACATCGCAGCCGCGGCAAAAAGTGGCGTATACTCCGTTACTTCTGCTAAAAGCACAACGACGTCGAAGTTGTTCCACCTCCCTTCACAGAGCAGGACTCCCGGTACACCAGGGACGACACCTACGCTTAGCTGTTCTATACCGGCATTCGATAACATTTCCCTCGCCCTCCCTGTACTACCTATGCCGTAAATTTTCGCATCTCCGGATTCTTTAGGAATGCTTAACGTTGAGATTACCATTTCGCAACCATTCCTCAAAGACCAATCTATGATCTTGTTTGCCACACTTCTCGAAAGCCATAGCGGTAGGTTAAACTCCGACACGAACGCCACCAGCTTTAGCTCCTCCTCAACGTATACCCTCGCAGGATACCTCGGCTTACCTCCGTAGATAAAGGCAACAGGGGGGAAATGGGCAGACTCTATGAAGGCTACCTGGTCCATGTTCAGATGCGCTACAAGATAGCTGGCTACAAGCGGCGTTACTAGACTCGAAGATGGGAACCCATCTATCACGATGCCTCCTCTTACGTTGGGTCTTTTGTATTCCTTAATCTTTATTAAATCGGAGACTTCGTATGCCATAAAAACGTTATAAGAAAATCACTCTTATAAAATTTATTACATCGACAAACGTTTAAAAATAAACGTTTAGAAAACTCGGCCGGAGGGGAGTCGCTTGGCTATACTAAGCGACTTGGACTTGTTAAATTACATCAGGAGCGGAAGGTTGTTAATAGAACCGTTCGATGAGAGTATAGTTAGAGAAAACGGTGTGGATCTTAGGATCGGTGGAACGATAGCTAGGATGAAGAACATCGGAAAGCCCCTCGATACTAGGAACGACAACGTCGAGGAGTTTTACACCATTGAAAGAGGCAGCAGCTTTATCATAAACCCTAGGGAGCACGTCCTTCTTCACACGAAGGAATACATCAGACTTCCAGTCGACCTAATGGGCTTCGTCAACCTTAGGAGCAGTTATGCGAGAGTGGGTTTGGTTATACCTCCCACGATAATAGACGCCAACTTTGAAGGGCAACTAACGATAGAGCTGGTTGGCGGAGATTTTCCTGTCAAACTTTACGAGAACGACAGGTTCATACATGTGGTCTTCTCTAAGCTTACATCACCTGTGGAGAAGCCCTATAGGGGGAAATACCAAGGACAGACGGGTATAAGGCTCCCTTCCTTCAAATAACGACGCAGCGACTTGAAGCCTTAAATATTTCCCATCAGTTGCTGAATCAACGGCAATGAGTGAAACTAAGCAACAAGTTGAACAGAAACAGAGTCAAAAGAAACCCTTATGGGGAATCGTCCATATATACTCCAGTTATAACAACATCATAGTCCACGTAACTGACTTGAGCGGAGCCGAAACGATCGCCAGGGCTTCTGGCGGAATGTTTGTTGACGCGGGAAGACTCGAACCGACACCATACGCTGCCACAAGGGCGGCCAACTACGCCATGGAGATCGCCAAGCAAAAAGGGATATCCGCAGTCCATATTAGAGTGAGGGCACCCGGTGGCGTGAAAGCGAGGACACCAGGCCCAGGTGCGCAGGCGGCTATTAGGGCAGTAGCCAGGTCTGGTGTTCAGATCGGCAGGATAGAGGATGTTACACCTCTTCCTCATGACAGCATAAGAAAGAAAGGTGGAAGGAGAGGAAGAAGGGTCTAGAAACAAATACGTGGTCTAGCTTTGAAGGTGAAACGTAAGAGCCTCGGTAGGATGCTAGGCTACGTTGTGGATATCATACCAAATATGAAGTGGGGCAAATTTCTGTACGCTATTAAACTTATGATGATGGGACTCCCGGACATAGTAACTCAGAACGTCGAAGAATTGTCGGATTGGCTTTGGTATGGCTCTGCCGTAAATGTAGAAATCTCGAGAGTTCAACAAGGAGATAACGTCAAGCTCGTCGTCGATAGTCTATCGCCAAACGAGTATGAGTTACCTATACAACCGGTACCCGTGAATGTCTTAAGCTATGGTGCCCAAACCGGAGAGCTGGTGCTCAAAAGAGACGATGGCCGTACATTGACACTTAAGGTTTCCGAGGAGCATTTAAAAGACGAACTTTTAGCAACATCTGAGTCCAACTTTTACGCGCTGTTTCTCGAGAAGCCAACCGGGTTAAGGATGATAGGCCTGGTACGCTCATCAAAGTACAGACTTTTGAGTAGGGCCAAAGAGTTAGCCCGCTCGCTTATTTCCCCATCCTTAGAACATAATCTCTGTAAGACTTGATACCAAGCCTCTCGACGTCCCTCTCAAAGTCCAACTCTGTTTCTACCCCTAAAGAATGCATAGCCTCGTTTGCTTCATCTATCGACTCCGAGTTTGCCACGGCCTTTGCTAATTCGCTCGTTTTGTAAACTATCTGCGCGTCAAGTAAAAACGTTATGCTCGAGAAGACAGACACGTATGCAGTTCTCGTCCCATCCCTTATCAGCACATCACCTCTAACACCCTTGGCCGCCATGATCGTCAGCTTACTCGCCTCTGTGTTCAACCCTTCAGATAAAAACTCCATAAGCTTTATGTCGTCTTTTGTCATACCCAATGCACCAAGTAAACCACCCATCGAGGCGATTTCAGACAATCTTGACTCTAACTCCTGCGGTTTAAGTTCACCATCGCATCCTAATCCCACCACACCAACTATGCTATTGACCCCCGAGTTAACCATCGCCGCAAGCGTTAACGAGTCGCATAGCGGGGATCTAAGTCCCTCTTCTTTTCCAGTAGCTAGAACGTCACCTCCAACGTCTATCCCAACAACGAAACTCATACCGAGTTTATCGACCATCTTACGAATGCCGCTTGCAAGACCCTTGGCTCCCTTTGTTATGTCCAATAGTAGAACCTTCTCGCCTAACTTTGCGGAGAGTCTACAAGCTTGTGGAACGGCTCCACCTCTTATTCTCGTTCGGCTTCCTGCCAAGCATACCGTTTCGCTTAGAATATCTTCAACATTATCTAACTCATCCAAAGACCTCGGGCCAGGTTTTGGGTCTACTACAAACCTTTCCCATACGACGGATCCTATAAGTACGTCGAATTTGCTCCTTTTTAATGAGTTTCTTGTAGGTATTGTTCCTAGTACATCGCCGCCACCGCCTATGCCCACTACTGCGACCTTTCTAGTACCCTTTAAGTCGAAAAGATCCCAATCCATGGCAGCACTTGCTCCTCAAAGAAGCGCTTTCGCGAGTTTTATTGCAAATATTGGATGGGACAATAGCTTCATAGCAACCCTTTTGACATTGAGGCCGTTTGCTAGGTCGAGTATGTCCGACGCGTCAAGCAATGTTTGAAGCAAGTTCAGTTCGTCGTCCGTCATCTTTTCTAGAGCACGCATGACCTTTAAGCTCTTTTTTATTCTCACTATCCAAGGCTCATACTTATCGTTGAATTCTAAAAGTCTACTCTTTGATACGTTGCCTTCATGACATGCTTTTGCGGCAACCTCTCCTGCTGCAAGGCCTGCGGCTATTGATGAGTGTATGCCCGCGCCCGTCAAAGGTATGACCATTCCAGCAGCATCTCCTATTAGTATGACACCATCCAGTATGTATTCCTTTATCATTCCGCCGATGGGTACGGGAGCGCCCCTATAGTCGATTATCTTGGCATTTCCAAGCTCCTTCTCAAACATCTTAACAAACTTATCAAGATAAAGTTTGGCTGGGGCGCCCCTCACACCTATGCCGACTTCTGCTACCTTCTCGCTTTTGGGAAATATCCACGCGTATCCACCCGGAGCTATATCGTTGCCGAGAAAGAATCTTACAACATCTGTACATTCGAGCTTACAGTTAACCATCACATACTGAATGGTAGGTATTGGTTCAGAGCGCTCGTTTATTCCAAGACACCTAGCCACTGTTGAATTATATCCATCGGCACCTATGACAACCTTTGCCGAGTATTCGTCACGGTTCGTCTTAACTTTCATAGCATCTCCATCTCTCCAAACTGAAACCACCTCCTCCCTTACGTGTATATCAGCACCAGCCTCAGCAGCCTGAGCTGCTATTTCCTGTATGAAGAGCGATTTATTTATCAGAAATCCAACGTCCTTTATCTCCACATACTTCATGTTCGGTGCATAAACTCTTGCGTACGCCTTGTTGAGGACTATACTGGGCTTAGGCTCAACACCAGCAGTTTTAAATGTTGTTTGACTCGTTGCCTCACCGCACGGTTTGTTTGCCATGATAGTCGGACACTTCTCCAACAGTAAAGTCTTGGCATCACCTAAAGCTGCTGCCTTCGCCGCCGAGACACCAGCCGGTCCAGCACCAACAACTATGACATCGTAGTCATAACTGATCATAATCAGGCACCCTATCTCTCCTTCGAGAGCATATATTTATCCTTGCCACAACCTTCCACACCGAAACTCGTAGTATAGGATTTATTTATGTTGGAGAGAAACTAGTTGTTATGGTTTTTCCATAAAAACTATGCTCTCCTTCGCCTCGCCGATCTTTATAACTCTCTTCGTCGTTGCAATCCTTCTGTTTACTACGCATATCTTGTTGACATTAAAGCCTAAGTCTTTCGCCAACCTCGCGATCAGCAGATCCGACTCGACTACTCTATCAGGAAAGACACCACCCGCGACTACTAGAGCCACCTTGCCCTTAGGCTTAAGGACCCTGAACATCTCTGAGAGAGCTTTCCGCATATCCGAGAAGTAAGCTCTCGCGATTATGGGTAGATCCAACTCAGGAAAAGGATCCTGAATGTTTTTAGGATTTAGACCCAAGTAAGAACGAACCGCATCTACCTTGACACCAGGTAGGAAGAGCTCGTACTCTATCTTGTATACCGTCGTGTACTCTATCTTGTTTAGATACGGTGGTGATGTTATTATTGCATCGAAGATCTCGTCGGGCAACTGGAGCATCCTCGCATCGCCGAGCATTATCTTAGCTTCACAATCCTCAAGCTTTATTGATCTAACGTCCATGATCATCTTCTTAACGATCCTTCTGAAGAACTTCCTGAAAGGTGGTGTCGGTTTCTTTATGATCTTTATCACACCGCCATCCTTGTAAGCGTAGGAGACTTCCATGGCCGCCCTCATAAGAGCCAGCATGAAAAAACCCTTTACGTTCTCGTCAATTTCAGATATCTTATCTCTGAAGAAGACAACGTCTTCAAGAACCGGTCTGCTGAATGCTCTCTTTACGAGCGGGTCGAGATTATCTAGCGAGGGTCTGGAGAAAGGGGTTGAGAATAAAGACTCCGATACCTTTTCTAATAAATCTGCGTCATACCTAGTAGTCTTAGTTTGTGATACGAATACCGCAAGGGGCGAGGAGTCTACGCCGCAAGAGTTTACACCGACTTCCATGCAGGCAAGCGATGTTGTCCCAGATCCGAGAAACGGATCGAGTACCCAATTTCCTCTACCTATATTAAACTCCTTAAGCATCAACCAGACGAAATCCCTTGAGAAGCCCTCCTTAAAGAAAAAACCAGTTATGAACTGGGATGTTCTTATTCGGAACGAACGTCACTAGCCTTCCGAGGTCATACCTTTCTTCGACGACGAACATATGTTACTTCCTCTTAAGCTTAGAAGCCTCTTCTATTATTGCCTTGCAGAAGCTTGGGAGGTCATCGGGCACCCTGGAGGTTATTATGTTACCGTCCACGACCACCGGAGCATCTATAAACGTCGCACCGGCGTTTATCACGTCGTCCTTAATTCCGCTAACACACGTAGCCTTCTTTCCGTTCAGAAGTTTGGCGGATATCAGAAGCTGTGGTCCGTGACATATTGCGCCTATTATAGCACCCTTCTGTCCATGTTTCTTAACAAATTCCACGATCCTGCTATCTCTCCTTAACCTATCGGGAGCCCAGCCGCCAGGAATTATAAGGATGTCAAAGTCCTTACTAAGGGCCTCGTCGATGGTTAAGTCCGGAACTATAGAGAGGCCGTGTTTGCCCTTGTACAAGTCCTTCGTCGGTGCCACGACTTTTACGTCGGCCCCTTCCTCCTTAAACCTGAGCAACGGATAATGGAGTTCTAAGTCTTCGTAATCAGGACCCGCAAGTATAGCGACACTTTTACCCGAAAGGCTCAAAACTGAACACCGTTCTTCAATACAGTACTCCCTATATAAAAGATTAGCGCGTATCGTTAAGCCCTTATATAGAGCGAGGAGTTAAAGTTAGTTTTGAGGTGGCTTTTTTGCAAAAGGATATGCCCACTGTGAAGCAGGTTATAGACGTACTCAAGAACTGCTACGACCCAGAGATTCCAATAAATATAGTGGACCTAGGGCTCATATACGATGTCCAAGTGAGGGACGATGCCAGCGTTTACGTTAAGATGACTCTCACGGCTCCAGCTTGCCCAATAGCCCGTTTTCTCGTGGAGCAAGTAAAGGAGGCTATAATGAACGGAGTGAAAGGTGTTCGAAGGGTCGATGTGGACTTGGTATTTGATCCGCCATGGAATCCAGGTATGATGAGTGAAGAAGCTAAGAAGATGCTTGGTATTAAATGACTCAGGTCCTATGATTCTTTTTGCATCCTGACGGCAACATTCACCCAAACTTCGTAGGAAAGCTTAAGCAAAGGCTTTATCGAACACCTGGATGGTTAACTGGCGTATGGAGCTGGCACCGAAAATACAGGAAAAAACATGGAACCCGTCGATTGAAAAGAAGATGCTCGAAGTTTGGGAGTTGGAAAACCTATACACGTTTAATATAAGGAGTAAGAAGAAAAAATTTGTCATAGATACGCCGCCACCGTACCCATCAGGAAGACCATGGCACATAGGAGCAGCAGCCCAATACTCACAGATCGATATGATAGCAAGGACCGCGAGGATGATGGGCTACGAGGTGCTGTTCCCTATAGGCATCGATAGAAATGGCATACCCGTCGAGCTTTACGTCGAAAAAGTGTATAAGGTCTCCATGAGGTCTGTGCCAAGAAAAGACTTCATCGAGCTTTGTAGTAAGGCCCTCAATGAGCTGGAGGCAGAGATGCTATCAATAATGCGGAGGATGGGCTTAAGTGCTGACTTCAAGAACTATTACAGAACAGATTCTCCGGAGTACAGGGCCCTAACTCAGAAGACTTTTATCAAGTTGTGGAATGAAGGCTTGATCTATGAGGCAACAAGGCCGAACAACTACTGTTGGGAGTGCGGAACGACGATAGCGGATGCTGAGGTCGAGTACGAAGAACTCCCGGCAAAACTCGTCTACATGAAGTTTAAGGTCAAGGAGACCAACGAAGATTTGATAGTTGCGTCAACGAGGCCTGAACTTCTGTGTTCTTGTAAGGCCGTCATAGTGAACCCAAGCGATGAAAGGTACACCCACATTCATGGTTTGCACGCTATAGTTCCGCTATACTCGACAGAAGTACCTATAATACCGCATCCGGCAGCCAAGCCTGAGTTCGGTACCGGCGTCATGATGGTATGCAGTTATGGCGACTACACAGACGTTCAACTATTCAGGGAGCTTGGCTTGGAAGAGGTCGTGGCGATAGGTGAAGACGGAATGATGACTGAAAAGGCAGGCAGGTACGCGGGTCTAAAGGTTGAAGACGCAAGAAAGAAGATAATCGAGGACATGGAACGTGAAGGATTTCTTGTAAAGGTCGAGGACATAGTCCATAGAACCCCGATATGCGAAAGGAGCAAGACACCTATAGAAATCATCCCGATGAAGGAGTACTACCTCAAACAGCTTTACGTGGTGAAGGACTTAGATAGGTTGGCAAGGAAGATGAAGTTCCACCCGGAGATGCATAGGCAGCTTCTGCTGGACTGGATAAACTCTCTCAAGATAGATTATCCTATATCCAGACGCAGGTATTATGCTACCGAGATACCGATCTGGTACTGTAAGGGTTGTGGTGCGGCCCTTGTACCGCCACCTAACAGGTACTATAGGCCATGGTGCGAACCGCCTCCTTTTGAACGATGTGAGAAATGCGGCGGTACGGAATTCATCGGCGAGGATAGAACATTTGATACATGGATGGATTCAAGTATCTCACCGCTCTTCATCACTAAGTACGGTAGCGATCCAAAATTCTATAAGGCCCTGTACCCTGTTAGTCTCAGACCACAGGGCAAGGACATAGTCAGAACTTGGCTCTACTACACGGTTCTCAGATGTTATCAACTTACGGGAAAGGAACCCTTCAAGCACGTTTGGATATCGGGCTTAGGCCTCGACGAGAAAGGAGAGAAGATGAGTAAGAGCAAGGGCAACGTCATAGACCCGGTCCCTATACTAGAGAAGTACGGCGCCGATGCTTTCAGGTTCTGGAATGCGCAAGAAGCCAGCTTAGGTTACGACTTTAGGATATCAGAGGCAAAGATAGCCAGCGCCACAAAGTTTCTTACAAAGCTCTGGAACCTGTCAAGGTTTGTATCATCCTTTCCGATACCAAAGAGGGCGAAGCTCACACCGACGGATAGATGGATACTCGCAGAGCTCTCAATCTTAATACGCGAATCCTTAAAACATTATAAAGACTTCAACTTCTTCTATCCCGCTAGGTTGATCAGGGACTTCGTCTGGAACGTCTTCGCCGATCATTATGTAGAGATCGTTAAGACCAGAGCCTATGGATTAGGGTTCACGAAAGGTGAGCAGAGAGCTGCTTGGTTTACATTACACACAGTACTTAAGAACGTCCTATTGCTACTGGCACCAATAGTTCCCTTCATAACGGATGCGTTGTGGAGACAGCTCTACGGTAAAGGCAGTATACACCTGGAGACTTTCCCGAAAGCTATATGGCCTACCGCGTACAAGAAGTTTACTGAGCCTATCATCGAGTTCAACTCCAGCATTTGGGCAAAGAAGAAGAGCCTAGGCCTTTCTTTGAAGGATCCTATAAAATGTGAGATACCAAAGAAGCTCAAGACCTTCGAGAAAGACCTCAGGGCTATGCATAACATAAAGGATGATTAACTCAACTTTAGCGCTCTACCTTGCTCCAGTATTCGTCTACTTGCCTCTGTATTTCGGCTATAATGCCTTCGTTCTTTACCGGTTTAAACAGGTGGGCGAACCTTCTTTGGGCTTTCAAGTAATCTTCAACAGGCCTTCTTTTTAACGGAATGTATGTATGTGTCACCTCACCATAAACAGCCTCCTTTAACGGCCATATTCCAGCCTCGACGGCAAGCCTAGCCAACTTTACAGATTCCGAAGGTTCCATGCCCCAGCCTGTAGGACATGGACACAAGGCCAAGAAAAGTTTCGGTCCTTTGAAGTTAAGTGCTTTCTCAACCTTTCTGAGCGCGTCAACCACGTGAGAGGGTGATATCGTCGCAACGTACGGTGGCTTATGGCTTCGCCATATCTCGAATAGGTCCTTCTTGGGAAGAACGTTCCCCATAGGATATAAAGGTGTGGGCTTTGTGGTCGCAGTTCCGCTACCTATTGGCGAAGACGAGGAGGCTTGAAAACCAGTGTTACCGTACGCCTCGTTGTCGACGCATAGATAGAAGAAATCTAAGCCTCTATGTATGGCTCCCGAGGTTGATTGTAGACCTATGTCCGAGGCAGCACCATCTCCCGTTATAACTACAACCTTAAGGTTCTCTGATGGGTCCAGTTTGCCCTTTTTGATGAGTATGTCTAATGCGTCCCTTATGCCTTGTGCACCGGCCGGCGCGGAGGGCATCGCGGTGTAAAACCATGAAGACCTGAGTGGTGTATACGGAAACGTTGCCATTAAGGTTATACAACCAGCTGCGTTTACCCAGACCACATCACCACCTAGCGCCTTGTGAAAAAGCCTCATGACGAGTAGAGCTCCACACCCAGCACAGAGCGGCGTTCCTGGTACAAGGAATTCTTCCCTAGGCACGTCCTTTATTGTTCTATACTTCGTGACGCTCATTTTACTAACCTCCAGAGGCAGTTTTCAACAAAGACTCGACAAGTATGGCCTCATCCTCACGGAATAGCAATAATGGCCCGTCAGGCCCTGCCTTTAGTGATGCCAATCTTTCAGCGACCCTTACAGCGTATCTGAACTCCTCTAGACTTATCGACTTGCCACCTAGACCTGCGATGACCGGCAGGATGACCCTGGGCCTATCTTCTAGGTGATAGAGTGCCTCGGCGATTTCCGGACACATTATTCCGCCTTTACCTACAGAT
This region includes:
- a CDS encoding NAD(P)/FAD-dependent oxidoreductase, which translates into the protein MISYDYDVIVVGAGPAGVSAAKAAALGDAKTLLLEKCPTIMANKPCGEATSQTTFKTAGVEPKPSIVLNKAYARVYAPNMKYVEIKDVGFLINKSLFIQEIAAQAAEAGADIHVREEVVSVWRDGDAMKVKTNRDEYSAKVVIGADGYNSTVARCLGINERSEPIPTIQYVMVNCKLECTDVVRFFLGNDIAPGGYAWIFPKSEKVAEVGIGVRGAPAKLYLDKFVKMFEKELGNAKIIDYRGAPVPIGGMIKEYILDGVILIGDAAGMVIPLTGAGIHSSIAAGLAAGEVAAKACHEGNVSKSRLLEFNDKYEPWIVRIKKSLKVMRALEKMTDDELNLLQTLLDASDILDLANGLNVKRVAMKLLSHPIFAIKLAKALL
- the dcd gene encoding dCTP deaminase, with translation MAILSDLDLLNYIRSGRLLIEPFDESIVRENGVDLRIGGTIARMKNIGKPLDTRNDNVEEFYTIERGSSFIINPREHVLLHTKEYIRLPVDLMGFVNLRSSYARVGLVIPPTIIDANFEGQLTIELVGGDFPVKLYENDRFIHVVFSKLTSPVEKPYRGKYQGQTGIRLPSFK
- a CDS encoding cysteine hydrolase, which gives rise to MVEVPSIPEPQKVILDAKSSALIIVDMQNDFVHEKGKLYVGDVARRTIPNIKRLLEKARKSGTTVVFTQDWHLEDDPEFPIWGKHSVAGSWGSEIIEELKPIEGEVIIKKLRYDAFFGTSLDHILRIKGIKNVVITGTVSNICVLHTAGSAALNLYKVYLPVDCISALTEFDQLATLRQISFLYKGILTTSELLDFAP
- a CDS encoding MogA/MoaB family molybdenum cofactor biosynthesis protein, which produces MSHELHRKKAPKKVNVAIVTVSTSRYEQKMRGENYADESGDILTNGMLAKGYEVVHRELIGDGIEQVRSVLLALLKRNDVDVIVFCGGTGITKSDLTIEAVEPYLEKRLDGFAELFRMISYQKVGSAAMLSRAMAGVVREKLVVCIPGSPDAAKTTIELLADELPHIVYMAKS
- a CDS encoding DNA methyltransferase translates to MLKEFNIGRGNWVLDPFLGSGTTSLACMEVGVNSCGVDSSPLAVFVSQTKTTRYDADLLEKVSESLFSTPFSRPSLDNLDPLVKRAFSRPVLEDVVFFRDKISEIDENVKGFFMLALMRAAMEVSYAYKDGGVIKIIKKPTPPFRKFFRRIVKKMIMDVRSIKLEDCEAKIMLGDARMLQLPDEIFDAIITSPPYLNKIEYTTVYKIEYELFLPGVKVDAVRSYLGLNPKNIQDPFPELDLPIIARAYFSDMRKALSEMFRVLKPKGKVALVVAGGVFPDRVVESDLLIARLAKDLGFNVNKICVVNRRIATTKRVIKIGEAKESIVFMEKP
- the moaC gene encoding cyclic pyranopterin monophosphate synthase MoaC; the encoded protein is MEIKQVDISEKVPEKRIAIAAGRIRLRPETVERIRKGEVEKGDPFQVARLAGIQAAKLTPLLMPLCHQLKLEHVEIELRLTDSTVEAMAKVTATEKTGVEMEALTALTVALLNIWDVLKAYEKDEKGQYPITEITNIRVVSKVKQSVDVS
- a CDS encoding DUF1152 domain-containing protein; amino-acid sequence: MDWDLFDLKGTRKVAVVGIGGGGDVLGTIPTRNSLKRSKFDVLIGSVVWERFVVDPKPGPRSLDELDNVEDILSETVCLAGSRTRIRGGAVPQACRLSAKLGEKVLLLDITKGAKGLASGIRKMVDKLGMSFVVGIDVGGDVLATGKEEGLRSPLCDSLTLAAMVNSGVNSIVGVVGLGCDGELKPQELESRLSEIASMGGLLGALGMTKDDIKLMEFLSEGLNTEASKLTIMAAKGVRGDVLIRDGTRTAYVSVFSSITFLLDAQIVYKTSELAKAVANSESIDEANEAMHSLGVETELDFERDVERLGIKSYRDYVLRMGK
- a CDS encoding MBL fold metallo-hydrolase, which translates into the protein MRLTFLGTGSIIPTVNRFSSAILLEVEDDRLLLDCGPGTLEKLRMVRVDPNTISRVFLTHYHIDHVLDLPAIVKVRAFDRSGGPSLSPLCLRVYGPPGLNTFVNHLFKEISQFRYLSENLLCFRYLKLKEVTKGLVDETSTWRVTCTPVKHYGGVAYKIEAENKSVVYSGDTIPDENLIEFAMHADVLIHECSFPDEQLLGLHTSEKGLARVAAKVRPRLLMPVHLYPAWEGREEELKTLLTKAFGGSVIVPKDLESYEI
- a CDS encoding PAC2 family protein, with the translated sequence MAYEVSDLIKIKEYKRPNVRGGIVIDGFPSSSLVTPLVASYLVAHLNMDQVAFIESAHFPPVAFIYGGKPRYPARVYVEEELKLVAFVSEFNLPLWLSRSVANKIIDWSLRNGCEMVISTLSIPKESGDAKIYGIGSTGRAREMLSNAGIEQLSVGVVPGVPGVLLCEGRWNNFDVVVLLAEVTEYTPLFAAAAMLLEALTRLVPRIKIDLEPLYKEAKAMQDRLQSLREVAQAAERKPMYA
- a CDS encoding 30S ribosomal protein S11, whose amino-acid sequence is MSETKQQVEQKQSQKKPLWGIVHIYSSYNNIIVHVTDLSGAETIARASGGMFVDAGRLEPTPYAATRAANYAMEIAKQKGISAVHIRVRAPGGVKARTPGPGAQAAIRAVARSGVQIGRIEDVTPLPHDSIRKKGGRRGRRV
- a CDS encoding type 1 glutamine amidotransferase, which codes for MSLSGKSVAILAGPDYEDLELHYPLLRFKEEGADVKVVAPTKDLYKGKHGLSIVPDLTIDEALSKDFDILIIPGGWAPDRLRRDSRIVEFVKKHGQKGAIIGAICHGPQLLISAKLLNGKKATCVSGIKDDVINAGATFIDAPVVVDGNIITSRVPDDLPSFCKAIIEEASKLKRK